One segment of Rosa chinensis cultivar Old Blush chromosome 6, RchiOBHm-V2, whole genome shotgun sequence DNA contains the following:
- the LOC112168764 gene encoding uncharacterized protein LOC112168764: MGQIQLVAALLVCLGVLLAAFVVLVLWRLDCCKKRKETGNQTTPRRVNIRSDQSLEAGIAKLHNNQQQGLQVDHVSSKKTGNNYYMYRRGVSGKASPLFSWSDHPSSVTDAVENGWSRFAFATTYTSSPSTRSRRLLGLCAVGEHRVRETEPEISWEVCQGSVDFMQKIRLNSGLKRVLNSGSTTAAAASVIRTSLPLPGPPLGNNSFPQEAYFEITVLFSLGDEVNSESEKTKLIKEKFIEMPSSESLVHVTSSAQRNNKIEELKLGVIDEHDQRKEEAVLLSLGLTTGGLLPMKLPGSYPGSIGFGSNGSVHLDGIKLAFESEKAAWGRTDHVIGCGFDPRQKKVYFTVESELVHVVHCKSEEFGTPLYPTLAANTDIEVLVNFGQSVFKYAPANGHRTPNPCFVGPLGNASSHAFYEDSKELFSMGRIDSQWLNRSTTRGSQYPGTANRALDFDEESNDLFEIVLDSCGRSPNTVL, translated from the exons ATGGGGCAGATACAATTGGTTGCGGCGTTGCTAGTGTGTCTTGGAGTACTCCTCGCTGCCTTTGTTGTTCTGGTACTATGGCGGTTGGATTGCTGTAAGAAACGGAAAGAAACGGGTAACCAGACGACGCCGAGGAGGGTGAATATTAGAAGTGACCAGAGCTTGGAAGCCGGAATTGCCAAGCTTCATAATAATCAGCAACAGGGTCTGCAGGTTGATCATGTTTCAAGTAAGAAAACGGGGAATAACTACTACATGTATCGTCGTGGGGTTTCGGGAAAAGCATCCCCTCTTTTTAGTTGGTCTGATCATCCCTCCTCCGTCACCGACGCCGTCGAAAATGGGTGGTCACGATTTGCTTTTGCGACCACTTACACGTCGTCACCGTCCACGCGATCGAGGCGGCTGTTGGGGTTGTGCGCCGTTGGTGAGCACAGAGTGAGAGAGACGGAGCCGGAGATTAGTTGGGAAGTTTGTCAAGGATCGGTGGATTTCATGCAGAAGATCAGATTAAACTCCGGCCTGAAAAGAGTGTTGAATTCCGGGAGCACCACCGCAGCTGCTGCCTCTGTGATTAGGACCTCTCTTCCTTTGCCGGGGCCTCCTTTAGGGAACAACTCATTTCCCCAAGAGGCCTATTTCGAGATCACGGTTTTGTTTTCTCTTGGAGATGAAGTAAATAGTGAAAGTGAGAAGACCAAGCTCATTAAAGAGAAGTTCATTGAGATGCCGAGTTCAGAATCTTTAGTACATGTCACTAGTAGTGCGCAGAGAAATAATAAAATTGAGGAACTGAAGCTTGGTGTTATAGATGAACATGatcagagaaaagaagaagccGTATTACTGTCATTGGGGCTCACTACAGGTGGCTTGCTTCCGATGAAACTTCCGGGAAGCTATCCGGGAAGCATCGGATTCGGATCCAACGGTTCTGTCCATCTCGATG GGATTAAACTTGCATTTGAATCGGAGAAAGCCGCGTGGGGAAGAACAGACCATGTAATCGGTTGTGGGTTTGATCCAAGACAAAAGAAGGTCTACTTCACTGTAGAATCGGAGCTAGTTCATGTGGTGCATTGCAAGTCGGAGGAGTTTGGGACTCCTCTGTACCCAACTCTTGCAGCAAACACAGATATTGAGGTATTGGTCAATTTTGGACAAAGTGTGTTCAAATATGCACCAGCAAATGGGCACAGGACCCCCAATCCCTGCTTTGTTGGTCCTCTAGGAAATGCCTCCTCTCATGCCTTTTATGAAGATAGCAAGGAGCTCTTTTCGATGGGAAGGATCGATTCTCAGTGGCTTAATCGGAGTACAACCAGAGGCAGCCAATATCCAGGCACTGC